The following proteins are encoded in a genomic region of Dromaius novaehollandiae isolate bDroNov1 chromosome 29, bDroNov1.hap1, whole genome shotgun sequence:
- the LOC112990058 gene encoding cathepsin S-like: MELLVCGALLAALAAALGHPDPALDWHWQLWKKTHGKEYRHQEEEGKRRATWERNLRLVTLHNLEHSLGLHSYELGMNHLGDMTSEEVAALLTGLKVPHRQNRTATYQPTPGAKVPDAVDWREKGCVTAVKNQGACGACWAFSAVGALEAQVKLKTGKLLSLSAQNLVDCSWSYGNEGCGGGWRTKAFQYIIDNRGIDSEESYPYTAQNGACRYNPAARAAACSGYVELPRGDEGTLQHAVAHAGPVSVSVDGSQPTFFLYKAGVYDEPRCSQTGNHAVLVVGYGTADGKDYWLVKNSWGVHFGEQGYIRMSRNRGNQCGIASYASYPRI; the protein is encoded by the exons aTGGAGCTGCTGGTGTGCGGTGCCTTGCTGGCCGCGCTCGCCGCGGCCCTGGGGCACCCCGACCCCGCGCTGGACTGGCACTGGCAGCTCTGGAAGAAAACCCACGGCAAAGAGTATCGCCACCAG gaagaggaagggaagcggCGCGCGACGTGGGAGAGGAACCTGCGCCTGGTGACGCTGCACAACCTGGAGCACTCCCTGGGGCTGCACTCCTACGAGCTGGGCATGAACCACCTGGGAGACATG ACCAGCGAGGAAGTGGCCGCGTTGCTAACGGGGCTGAAAGTTCCCCATCGGCAAAACCGGACCGCCACGTACCAGCCGACGCCGGGCGCCAAAGTCCCCGACGCCGTGGACTGGCGGGAGAAGGGCTGCGTCACGGCCGTGAAGAACCAG GGCGCCTGCGGGGCGTGCTGGGCCTTCAGCGCCGTGGGAGCCCTGGAGGCCCAGGTGAAGCTGAAGACGGGCAAGCTGCTGTCCCTGAGCGCCCAGAACCTCGTCGACTGCTCCTGGAGCTACGGGAACGAAGGCTGCGGCGGCGGATGGCGAACCAAGGCTTTCCAGTACATCATAGACAACCGGGGGATCGACTCGGAGGAGTCCTACCCGTACACGGCGCAG AACGGCGCCTGCCGCTACAACccggcagcgcgggcggccgccTGCTCCGGCTACGTCGAGCTGCCGCGCGGCGACGAGGGCACGCTGCAGCACGCCGTGGCCCACGCGGGGCCCGTCTCCGTCAGCGTCGACGGCAGCCAGCCCACGTTCTTCCTGTACAAGGCGG GTGTCTACGACGAGCCCCGCTGCTCTCAGACCGGGAACCACGCGGTGCTCGTCGTCGGCTACGGCACGGCGGACGGGAAGGACTACTGGCTCGTGAAGAACAG CTGGGGCGTGCATTTCGGCGAGCAGGGCTACATCCGCATGTCGAGGAACCGCGGAAACCAGTGCGGGATCGCCAGCTACGCCTCTTACCCTCGGATCTAG
- the CTSK gene encoding cathepsin K, with product MPGLWWPSLLALLVPAAVAQLRPDRALDAQWELWKKSYRKQYNGEADELSRRLIWEKNLRYINTHNLEHSLGARTFELAMNHLGDMTSEEVVRTMTGLKAPRGRPRRNDTLYVADGAERAPAAVDWRKKGYVTPVKNQGQCGSCWAFSSVGALEGQLKRKTGKLLSLSPQNLVDCVTNNDGCGGGYMTNAFEYVRQNRGIDSEDAYPYIGQDESCMYSPTGKAAKCRGYREIPEGNEKALKRAVARIGPVSVGIDASLPSFQFYSRGVYYDESCNGENINHAVLAVGYGAQKGTKHWIIKNSWGEEWGNKGYVLLARNMDNACGIANLASFPKM from the exons ATGCCGGG GCTGTGGTGGCCCAGTCTGCTGGCCCTGCTGGTCCCCGCGGCGGTGGCCCAGCTGCGCCCCGACCGGGCGCTGGACGCCCAGTGGGAGCTGTGGAAGAAGAGCTACCGGAAGCAGTACAACGGCGAG GCGGACGAGCTGTCGCGGCGGCTGATCTGGGAGAAGAACCTCCGCTACATCAACACGCACAACCTGGAGCACTCGCTGGGCGCCCGCACCTTCGAGCTGGCCATGAACCACCTGGGCGACATG ACCAGCGAGGAGGTGGTGAGGACCATGACGGGGCTCaaggcgccccggggccgcccgcgccgcaaCGACACGCTCTACGTCGCCGACGGGGCCGAGCGGGCGCCGGCCGCCGTGGACTGGAGGAAGAAGGGCTACGTGACGCCCGTGAAGAACCAG GGCCAGTGCGGCTCGTGCTGGGCCTTCAGCTCGGTGGGCGCCCTGGAGGGGCAGCTGAAGAGGAAGACGGGGAAGCTGCTCTCGCTGAGCCCCCAAAACCTGGTGGACTGCGTGACCAACAACgacggctgcggcggcggctacATGACCAACGCCTTCGAGTACGTCCGGCAGAACCGCGGCATCGACTCCGAGGACGCCTACCCCTACATCGGCCAG GACGAGAGCTGCATGTACAGCCCCACCGGGAAGGCGGCCAAGTGCCGAGGCTACCGGGAGATCCCCGAAGGGAACGAGAAGGCCTTGAAGAGGGCCGTGGCCAGGATCGGCCCCGTCTCGGTGGGCATCGACgccagcctgccctccttccaGTTCTACAGCCGGG GCGTCTACTACGACGAGAGCTGCAACGGCGAGAACATCAACCACGCGGTGCTGGCGGTGGGCTACGGCGCGCAGAAGGGCACCAAGCACTGGATCATCAAGAACAG ctggggcgaagAGTGGGGCAACAAGGGCTACGTGCTGCTGGCGCGCAACATGGACAACGCCTGCGGCATCGCCAACCTCGCCAGCTTCCCCAAGATGTGA